The Paenibacillus sp. FSL R7-0204 genome includes a region encoding these proteins:
- the argB gene encoding acetylglutamate kinase: MTVEPMESQAQTGTAGLFVMKCGGSTLAALPDSFFEDLRELQVSGIQPVIVHGGGPAISGNLEKLGIESRFVNGLRVTTEEVLDVVEMTLSGSINKAIVRRIQASGGQALGLSGVDGNLIMAHPVANHDEVGLVGEVTGVRAEIVTGILAMGYIPVIAPVGVDGEGQRYNINADTAAGAVASYIGSPSMIVVTDVPGIMRTVDGEKIVLPSVTVAQIEALIENGEIYGGMIPKVRAAMDCIQGQVSEVIIVDGKEPRVLSRVLKGEALGTRIVRA, encoded by the coding sequence ATGACAGTAGAACCGATGGAGTCACAGGCGCAGACGGGGACCGCAGGGTTGTTCGTAATGAAATGCGGGGGGAGTACGCTGGCGGCGCTGCCGGATTCGTTCTTCGAGGATCTGCGGGAGCTTCAGGTCAGCGGGATTCAGCCTGTAATCGTGCATGGCGGCGGTCCGGCGATCTCCGGCAATCTGGAGAAGCTCGGCATTGAGAGCCGCTTCGTGAACGGCCTGCGGGTAACGACGGAAGAGGTGCTGGATGTGGTTGAGATGACCCTGTCCGGCAGCATCAACAAGGCGATTGTCCGCCGAATTCAGGCCAGCGGGGGGCAGGCACTCGGGTTGTCGGGCGTTGACGGCAACCTGATCATGGCGCACCCGGTGGCCAATCACGATGAAGTGGGTCTGGTGGGTGAAGTGACCGGTGTTCGAGCGGAGATTGTGACGGGTATCCTCGCGATGGGCTATATTCCGGTGATTGCACCTGTCGGTGTAGACGGCGAAGGACAGCGGTATAACATCAATGCGGATACCGCCGCCGGAGCAGTGGCTTCTTATATAGGGTCACCAAGTATGATCGTGGTTACGGATGTGCCGGGCATTATGCGGACGGTGGACGGGGAGAAGATCGTGCTTCCGTCCGTAACGGTGGCGCAGATCGAAGCACTGATTGAGAATGGCGAAATCTACGGCGGAATGATTCCCAAGGTGCGTGCCGCCATGGACTGCATCCAGGGCCAGGTGTCCGAGGTTATTATTGTAGATGGCAAAGAGCCGCGTGTCCTCAGCCGGGTGCTGAAGGGCGAAGCGCTGGGCACGCGGATTGTAAGAGCATAG
- the argJ gene encoding bifunctional ornithine acetyltransferase/N-acetylglutamate synthase produces MSEQPLYTVVEGGSITAPKGFTSGGLHCGLKKTERNDLGAILCEVPATAAAVYTTNVFQAAPLKVTRESLADGTLQAVIVNSGNANACTGDQGEADAYEMRAAAARYLGVNELDVAVASTGVIGELLKMDCVRSGIAGLPEKMDAGAAGAEEFSQAILTTDLVKKESCVKVTVGGTEVIIAGAAKGSGMIHPNMATMLGFMTTDVLIDGEDLLSLLRTATNSTFNMITVDGDTSTNDMLVTMASGLAGNEKLTRLHADWEAFAAAFTHVCQSLAMAIARDGEGATKLIEVQVNGAVHDEAAAAIAKTVVGSSLVKSAIFGADANWGRIIAAVGRAGVPVSPEQVDIKLGEIEVLRGSRPVAFDEEQALQYLQKSDTVLITVTLSDGSGQATAWGCDLTYDYVRINAAYRT; encoded by the coding sequence ATGAGTGAGCAACCACTATATACCGTCGTAGAAGGCGGAAGCATTACTGCACCTAAGGGCTTCACCTCCGGTGGCCTGCACTGCGGTCTCAAAAAAACAGAGCGCAACGACCTCGGCGCGATTCTCTGTGAGGTGCCGGCTACGGCGGCTGCGGTGTATACGACCAATGTGTTTCAGGCGGCTCCGCTGAAGGTTACGCGGGAGAGTCTGGCGGACGGGACGCTGCAGGCGGTGATCGTGAACAGCGGCAATGCCAATGCTTGTACAGGGGACCAGGGCGAGGCGGATGCGTATGAGATGCGTGCGGCGGCTGCCCGTTATTTGGGCGTGAATGAGCTGGATGTCGCTGTGGCCTCCACGGGCGTAATCGGGGAACTGCTGAAGATGGACTGTGTGCGCAGCGGGATTGCCGGACTGCCGGAGAAGATGGATGCGGGCGCTGCCGGTGCGGAGGAATTCAGCCAGGCGATTCTAACCACCGATCTGGTCAAAAAAGAAAGCTGCGTGAAAGTAACGGTAGGCGGTACTGAGGTTATTATTGCCGGAGCGGCGAAGGGTTCCGGGATGATTCACCCGAACATGGCGACGATGCTGGGCTTCATGACCACTGATGTGCTCATTGATGGCGAGGATCTGCTCAGTCTGCTGCGCACAGCTACTAATTCAACTTTTAATATGATTACAGTTGATGGTGATACCAGTACGAACGATATGCTGGTTACCATGGCCAGCGGACTTGCCGGCAATGAGAAGCTGACGCGTCTGCATGCGGACTGGGAGGCTTTTGCAGCGGCGTTCACTCATGTGTGCCAGAGTCTGGCGATGGCGATTGCCCGTGACGGCGAAGGGGCCACGAAGCTGATTGAGGTGCAGGTGAATGGGGCGGTGCATGATGAGGCTGCGGCGGCGATTGCCAAGACCGTGGTCGGCTCAAGCCTGGTGAAGTCGGCGATCTTCGGCGCAGATGCCAACTGGGGGCGGATTATTGCGGCCGTAGGGCGCGCGGGCGTTCCGGTATCGCCGGAGCAGGTAGATATTAAGCTGGGTGAGATCGAGGTGCTGCGCGGATCGCGTCCGGTGGCTTTTGATGAGGAGCAAGCGCTGCAATATCTGCAAAAAAGCGATACCGTGCTGATCACGGTAACCTTATCAGACGGCAGCGGGCAGGCTACAGCCTGGGGCTGTGACCTGACTTATGATTATGTGCGGATTAATGCGGCTTATCGCACGTAA
- the argH gene encoding argininosuccinate lyase — protein sequence MSKLWGGRFTKGTNKLVEEYTASIEFDKVLAEEDVQGSLAHVMMLGKCGILPQEDVETIKNGLAKVLDKVRAGEIVFSVADEDIHMNIEKNLIEEIGPVGGKLHTGRSRNDQVATDMHLYLRNRVVELVALLHELQGALIGQAKDNLETIVPGYTHLQRAQPILFAHHLLAYVSMFRRDAERLTDSYKRINVLPLGAGALAGTTFPIDRHFVAEQLGFDSVYENSLDAVSDRDFIVEFLANASLVMTHLSRLSEELVLWSSTEFSFVELDDAFCTGSSIMPQKKNPDVPELVRGKTGRVYGNLIGLLTVLKSLPLAYNKDMQEDKEGMFDTVATLTGALQLFAPMISTMKVNKARMREAVNTDFSNATDIADFLVGKGLPFRQAHEVIGKTVLYCINEGKFLLDLTLDEFKQFSPLFDDQIYAVLQPEAVVNARNVYGGTATVQVQAAIQRAEADLTAAGEWVKQHGGAV from the coding sequence GTGAGCAAGCTGTGGGGCGGACGTTTTACCAAAGGGACGAACAAACTGGTAGAGGAATATACGGCTTCTATCGAATTCGATAAAGTGCTGGCGGAAGAGGATGTGCAGGGCAGTCTGGCGCATGTCATGATGCTGGGCAAATGCGGAATTCTGCCGCAGGAGGATGTCGAGACGATCAAGAACGGGCTCGCGAAGGTACTGGACAAGGTACGTGCGGGGGAGATTGTGTTCTCGGTTGCCGATGAAGATATCCACATGAATATTGAAAAGAACCTGATCGAAGAGATCGGCCCGGTCGGCGGCAAGCTGCACACCGGACGCAGCCGCAACGATCAGGTGGCTACAGACATGCACCTCTACCTGCGTAACCGCGTGGTGGAGCTGGTAGCGCTGCTGCATGAACTGCAGGGTGCGCTGATCGGGCAGGCCAAGGATAACCTGGAGACCATCGTTCCAGGATATACCCACCTGCAGCGGGCACAGCCGATTCTGTTCGCGCATCATCTGCTGGCTTACGTGTCGATGTTCCGCCGCGATGCGGAGCGCCTGACGGACAGCTACAAGCGGATCAACGTGCTGCCGCTGGGTGCCGGGGCGCTGGCGGGAACGACGTTCCCGATTGACCGCCACTTCGTGGCTGAACAGCTTGGCTTCGATAGCGTCTATGAGAACAGTCTGGATGCGGTCAGTGACCGCGACTTCATCGTTGAGTTCCTGGCGAATGCATCGCTCGTGATGACTCACCTGTCCCGTCTCAGCGAAGAGCTGGTGCTGTGGAGCAGCACCGAATTCAGCTTCGTGGAGCTGGACGATGCCTTCTGCACCGGCAGCAGCATCATGCCGCAGAAGAAGAACCCGGATGTACCGGAGCTGGTACGCGGCAAAACCGGCCGTGTCTACGGCAACCTGATCGGACTCCTGACCGTGCTGAAGTCGTTGCCGCTGGCCTATAACAAGGACATGCAGGAAGATAAGGAAGGCATGTTCGATACCGTTGCTACCCTTACAGGGGCCTTGCAGCTGTTCGCACCGATGATCTCCACCATGAAGGTGAACAAGGCGCGGATGCGCGAAGCGGTGAATACCGACTTCTCCAACGCGACCGATATTGCCGACTTCCTGGTAGGCAAAGGCCTGCCCTTCCGTCAGGCGCATGAGGTGATCGGCAAGACCGTCCTGTATTGCATCAACGAAGGCAAGTTCCTGCTGGATCTGACGCTGGACGAATTCAAGCAGTTCTCGCCGCTGTTCGACGACCAGATCTATGCGGTGCTCCAGCCGGAGGCCGTGGTGAACGCCCGTAATGTTTACGGCGGTACCGCCACGGTTCAGGTACAGGCTGCCATCCAGCGGGCCGAAGCGGACCTGACGGCTGCGGGTGAATGGGTGAAGCAGCATGGCGGAGCCGTGTAA
- the argF gene encoding ornithine carbamoyltransferase: MSHGTPGVTETIAAQLKGRDLLELNDYSPEEITYLIDLAIELKRKAKNGEVYQPLLGKTIGLIFEKSSTRTRVSFEVGMYQLGGHALFLSKNDIQLGRGETVGDTAQVMSRYLDGIMIRTFGHDKVEDLARYASVPVINGLSDLAHPCQVLADYQTVYEHKGKLKGLKLAYIGDGNNMAHSLLIGGAKLGVHVSIAGPEGYEPDEAVVAEAREIAKETGSVITVTRSPQDAVQDADVIYTDVWASMGFEAEQLAREAAFKDYQVNEELVKGAKSDYLFLHCLPAHREEEVSTGVIDGPNSVIFDQAENRLHAQKALMAALMG; the protein is encoded by the coding sequence ATGAGTCACGGAACACCAGGCGTAACAGAGACGATTGCCGCACAGCTCAAAGGCCGTGATTTGCTGGAGCTGAATGATTACAGCCCGGAGGAAATCACGTATTTGATTGACCTCGCGATTGAGCTGAAGCGCAAAGCTAAGAACGGTGAGGTCTACCAGCCGCTGCTGGGGAAGACGATCGGCCTTATTTTTGAGAAATCCTCTACCCGTACCCGGGTGTCGTTCGAAGTGGGGATGTATCAGCTGGGCGGACATGCACTGTTCCTGAGCAAGAATGATATTCAGCTGGGCCGCGGCGAGACGGTTGGTGATACGGCCCAGGTTATGTCGCGTTATCTGGACGGTATCATGATCCGTACGTTCGGCCATGATAAAGTGGAAGATTTGGCCCGGTATGCCTCAGTGCCTGTAATCAACGGCCTCAGCGATCTTGCACATCCCTGCCAGGTGCTGGCAGACTACCAGACTGTATACGAGCACAAGGGCAAGCTGAAGGGCTTGAAGCTGGCGTACATCGGTGACGGCAATAATATGGCCCATTCTCTGCTGATCGGCGGCGCCAAGCTGGGTGTGCATGTCTCTATTGCCGGACCTGAAGGCTACGAGCCGGACGAGGCTGTCGTGGCTGAGGCGCGCGAGATCGCCAAGGAGACAGGCTCGGTCATCACTGTGACCCGCAGCCCGCAGGACGCAGTACAGGACGCAGATGTCATCTACACGGATGTCTGGGCGAGCATGGGCTTCGAGGCCGAGCAGCTGGCGCGTGAAGCGGCGTTCAAGGACTATCAGGTCAACGAGGAGCTGGTGAAGGGCGCGAAGAGCGATTATCTGTTCCTGCACTGCCTGCCGGCTCACCGGGAGGAAGAGGTCAGCACCGGCGTCATCGACGGCCCGAACTCCGTGATCTTCGATCAGGCGGAGAACCGCCTGCATGCGCAGAAGGCGCTTATGGCGGCTTTGATGGGCTAG
- a CDS encoding argininosuccinate synthase has protein sequence MPKEKIVLAYSGGLDTSVILKWLKETYDAEIIAFTADIGQKEELDGLEEKALATGASKVYIDDLRDEFANDFIYPMFQSGALYEGQYLLGTSIARPLIAKRMVDIAIAEGATAIAHGATGKGNDQVRFELNAAALSPSIKVIAPWRLEEFRNQFPGRAEMIAYAEANGIPVQASAAKPYSMDRNLLHISYESGVLEDPWFDPSAPENKEMFLLSNAPEDAPDEAEYLELDFLKGDCVALNGEALSPLQVMEKLNELGGKHGIGRVDMVENRFVGMKSRGVYETPGGTILFTAHRKMESITMDREVMNLRDSLITRYSTLVYNGFWFAPERIAMQALVKESQKNVTGTVRVKLYKGNIIGAGVKSPVSLYNPDIATMEADPTQAYDQGDATGFIRLNALRLKVSAGVAESNK, from the coding sequence ATGCCAAAAGAAAAAATTGTACTCGCCTATTCCGGCGGGCTGGATACCTCAGTCATTCTGAAATGGCTGAAAGAAACGTATGATGCGGAGATTATTGCTTTTACAGCGGATATTGGCCAAAAGGAAGAACTGGACGGCCTGGAGGAAAAAGCACTCGCTACCGGCGCATCCAAGGTCTACATCGATGATCTGCGCGACGAGTTCGCAAATGACTTCATCTACCCGATGTTCCAGTCGGGAGCACTGTATGAGGGACAATATCTGCTGGGCACGAGCATTGCCCGTCCGCTAATCGCCAAGCGTATGGTCGATATCGCCATCGCCGAAGGCGCAACAGCCATTGCCCATGGAGCTACAGGTAAAGGGAATGACCAGGTACGCTTCGAGCTGAACGCTGCTGCATTATCGCCGAGCATTAAGGTAATCGCGCCTTGGCGTCTGGAAGAGTTCCGCAACCAGTTCCCGGGCCGCGCCGAGATGATCGCTTACGCGGAAGCCAACGGTATTCCGGTACAAGCCTCTGCGGCCAAGCCGTATTCGATGGACCGTAACCTGCTGCATATCAGCTATGAGAGCGGCGTGCTGGAAGATCCGTGGTTCGATCCAAGCGCACCGGAGAACAAGGAAATGTTCCTGCTCTCCAATGCCCCAGAGGATGCTCCGGATGAAGCCGAGTACCTGGAGCTGGATTTCCTGAAGGGTGACTGCGTAGCGCTGAACGGCGAAGCGTTATCCCCGCTGCAAGTGATGGAGAAGCTCAATGAGCTGGGCGGCAAGCATGGCATCGGACGTGTGGATATGGTCGAGAACCGTTTTGTCGGCATGAAGAGCCGCGGCGTGTATGAGACTCCGGGCGGAACCATTCTGTTCACCGCTCACCGCAAAATGGAATCGATCACCATGGACCGTGAAGTGATGAACCTGCGTGACAGCCTGATCACCCGTTACAGCACGCTGGTGTATAACGGCTTCTGGTTCGCACCGGAGCGGATTGCGATGCAGGCCCTGGTGAAGGAGAGCCAGAAGAACGTGACTGGTACGGTACGTGTGAAGCTCTACAAGGGGAACATCATCGGCGCCGGAGTCAAGAGTCCGGTCAGCCTGTACAACCCGGATATCGCCACCATGGAGGCAGATCCTACCCAGGCCTATGACCAGGGCGATGCGACCGGCTTCATCCGTCTGAATGCCCTTCGTCTGAAGGTATCGGCAGGCGTAGCTGAATCCAATAAGTAG
- a CDS encoding AraC family transcriptional regulator: MVWKAHIEGWGRTAVRLLEVQLFAAQAGTVPEYDVAASSFFLLSVQGEATVSLSGTIYSTRSAPLLHGGMETELRLTPLDNEFVCYFIRYQADSVLPEDRESFHMPYAFAPYTLLPLQEMGQTMDRLWQHTAPLDKLQAQTVFHRFVYELMRQIHTSAQETSRPGVVTEAIHYIHEHYSEPITAEVLAGMCSCSTSYLFRMFKNQLGFGPIDYLIHVRIRRSKQQLLQSNARIQEIAASVGYADVYYFSRLFKKHAGCSPQRFRENNKHTVQNNPLHLLKSSIVTGKPVSHNDNENYYQCNEEGDTPMFGFSRPALGATLLLCSALFLSACQSGNNAGKAGSEPIPTSTAADSEAADTRIYKHLKGETEIPVKPKRVVSLFHLGELMALGVKPVGATTFILNNPLLSDVSDIEDVGSTPDAEKILSLAPDLIITTAPFAEVVEGGYEALSQIAPTLVVEQYNDPVKDVEMFGDILGKQAEAKQWNEDFAAKIKESKEKITPYIEPGETFSILNVRSGSVFVYGDTNLGGNILYKYLGLKPTEKVDKEVIHGETWEISNEVIPEFIGDRLFLAVNEGAEAELKKVDKLIQNSPAGKAGKIYNIDFNEFLFSDPISVEQQMDIIVNLLAGSGT, translated from the coding sequence ATGGTTTGGAAAGCCCACATAGAAGGCTGGGGCCGTACTGCGGTCAGGCTGCTGGAGGTTCAATTATTCGCTGCGCAAGCTGGAACGGTGCCTGAGTATGATGTGGCAGCTTCGAGTTTTTTCCTGCTGAGTGTGCAGGGCGAGGCGACTGTAAGTCTATCGGGGACGATCTATTCCACCCGGTCTGCGCCTCTTCTGCATGGCGGCATGGAAACGGAGCTGAGGCTGACGCCGCTGGACAACGAATTTGTCTGTTATTTCATTCGCTACCAAGCTGACAGTGTATTGCCGGAGGACCGGGAGAGCTTCCATATGCCGTATGCCTTCGCTCCCTATACCCTGCTGCCCTTGCAGGAGATGGGCCAGACAATGGATCGTCTGTGGCAGCATACCGCCCCGCTGGACAAGCTGCAGGCACAGACGGTTTTTCATCGATTTGTATATGAGCTTATGCGGCAGATTCACACCTCGGCTCAGGAGACCAGCAGACCGGGTGTAGTCACCGAGGCCATTCACTATATTCATGAGCATTACAGTGAGCCGATTACCGCAGAGGTATTGGCCGGCATGTGTAGTTGCAGTACGAGCTACTTGTTCCGCATGTTCAAGAATCAGCTGGGGTTCGGTCCGATCGATTACCTGATCCATGTACGAATCCGCAGATCCAAGCAGCAGCTGCTCCAATCCAATGCCCGAATTCAGGAAATCGCAGCCAGTGTGGGTTATGCCGATGTCTATTATTTCAGCCGTTTGTTCAAAAAGCATGCTGGCTGCTCGCCCCAACGATTCCGGGAGAATAACAAGCACACCGTTCAGAATAATCCATTACATCTGCTGAAATCGTCTATTGTAACTGGTAAGCCTGTTTCTCATAATGATAATGAGAATTATTATCAATGTAATGAGGAAGGGGACACACCGATGTTCGGATTTTCAAGACCGGCCTTAGGGGCCACGCTGCTGTTATGTTCAGCTTTATTTCTAAGCGCATGTCAGTCAGGCAACAACGCTGGAAAGGCAGGCTCTGAGCCTATTCCCACCAGTACGGCTGCAGACAGCGAGGCCGCAGATACACGTATTTACAAGCATTTGAAGGGGGAGACGGAGATTCCCGTGAAGCCCAAACGGGTCGTCAGTCTTTTTCATCTGGGGGAATTGATGGCGCTTGGAGTGAAGCCGGTGGGAGCAACAACCTTCATTCTGAACAATCCGCTGTTAAGCGATGTGTCGGATATTGAAGATGTAGGTTCTACGCCTGATGCGGAGAAGATCCTGTCGCTTGCGCCTGATCTGATTATTACAACAGCCCCGTTCGCGGAGGTGGTCGAAGGAGGATACGAGGCTCTGAGCCAGATTGCACCAACCCTTGTGGTGGAGCAGTATAATGATCCGGTCAAGGATGTCGAAATGTTCGGAGATATTCTGGGCAAGCAGGCGGAAGCGAAGCAGTGGAACGAGGATTTTGCAGCCAAAATAAAAGAGTCCAAAGAAAAGATCACCCCCTACATCGAACCGGGCGAAACCTTCTCCATTCTGAATGTGCGGTCCGGTTCAGTCTTCGTTTACGGGGATACCAATCTGGGCGGGAATATCTTGTACAAATATCTGGGTCTGAAGCCGACCGAAAAAGTGGACAAAGAGGTGATCCACGGAGAGACCTGGGAGATCTCCAACGAGGTCATTCCCGAGTTCATCGGCGACCGGTTATTTCTCGCAGTGAATGAAGGGGCGGAGGCAGAACTGAAGAAAGTGGATAAGCTCATTCAGAATTCACCGGCAGGGAAAGCGGGCAAAATCTACAATATTGACTTTAATGAATTCCTGTTCAGTGATCCGATTTCGGTTGAACAACAAATGGATATCATCGTTAACCTGCTGGCTGGGAGCGGCACGTGA
- a CDS encoding prepilin-type N-terminal cleavage/methylation domain-containing protein, with protein sequence MSWKDPWNRSRERGKEAGFTLIEVLAAIVILSIVSLVLTSYFTHALSYSKSNQNKTIMVNLARNALFYMEKQDFEAMSNYFNINDTNPNAAHPSIEAKQCTSTSCMYSNDDFINSSVLPEVLNPVINNILYQVNITYQADLHRDMLTGGDNRKQEMAPYLIPVQIEVTGPGGPNANTASTVVEGYITDEKIR encoded by the coding sequence ATGTCATGGAAAGACCCATGGAACCGCAGCCGCGAGCGGGGCAAGGAAGCGGGCTTCACCTTAATCGAGGTGCTGGCCGCCATCGTCATTTTGTCGATAGTGTCCCTGGTGCTGACCTCATACTTCACCCACGCGCTGTCCTACTCCAAATCCAACCAGAACAAGACGATCATGGTCAATCTGGCGCGGAACGCTTTGTTTTATATGGAGAAGCAGGATTTTGAAGCGATGAGTAATTATTTCAATATAAATGATACAAATCCCAACGCTGCACACCCTAGTATTGAAGCTAAGCAGTGTACAAGTACTTCTTGTATGTATAGTAATGATGATTTCATCAATTCATCGGTTTTGCCTGAAGTGCTGAATCCGGTAATTAATAATATTCTCTATCAGGTGAACATAACATACCAGGCAGATTTGCATCGGGACATGCTGACAGGGGGAGACAACCGCAAACAGGAAATGGCTCCTTATCTGATCCCTGTACAGATAGAGGTCACCGGCCCGGGCGGCCCGAATGCGAATACAGCCAGCACGGTAGTGGAGGGTTATATTACTGATGAGAAAATACGTTGA
- a CDS encoding alpha/beta hydrolase codes for MALIECKFYSEVLGLSTSMTVILPQQTTTQIGMSNVSKGTLHPTLYLLHGLSDDDSIWLRRTSIERYVAELGIAVVMPQVHRSFYTDMEAGGKYWTFISEELPALARSFFPLSAKREDNFVAGLSMGGYGAMKLGLRKPQDWAAAASLSGALDMAHNFLNFEDPSQKTKDYLQIFGDKDIAGTPEDLLWLLEEVNRSKGPKPLLYQCCGTEDFLYEDNLVFRKACSKTKLSLTYEEGPGQHEWGYWDAKIRDVLKWLPLNK; via the coding sequence ATGGCTTTAATTGAATGTAAATTTTATTCGGAGGTGCTGGGGCTCAGTACTTCGATGACTGTCATTCTGCCGCAGCAGACCACGACGCAGATCGGAATGAGTAATGTCTCCAAAGGGACCTTACACCCCACGTTGTATCTGCTGCACGGCTTGTCTGACGATGATTCGATCTGGCTGCGCCGGACCTCGATTGAGCGTTATGTGGCAGAGCTGGGCATCGCTGTTGTTATGCCGCAGGTCCACCGCAGCTTCTATACGGATATGGAGGCGGGCGGCAAGTACTGGACGTTCATTAGTGAGGAGTTACCGGCGCTGGCCCGTTCCTTCTTCCCTTTGTCGGCCAAGCGCGAGGATAACTTCGTGGCGGGATTGTCGATGGGCGGATACGGGGCAATGAAGCTGGGACTGCGCAAGCCGCAGGACTGGGCCGCCGCTGCAAGTCTGTCGGGAGCACTGGACATGGCGCATAATTTCTTAAACTTTGAAGATCCATCGCAGAAGACCAAGGATTATTTGCAGATTTTTGGGGACAAGGACATTGCTGGTACTCCGGAAGATCTGCTATGGCTGCTTGAAGAAGTGAACCGCTCCAAAGGGCCGAAGCCGCTGCTCTACCAGTGCTGTGGAACCGAGGATTTCCTCTATGAGGACAATCTGGTCTTCCGCAAGGCCTGCTCCAAGACCAAGCTGTCTTTGACCTATGAGGAAGGGCCGGGGCAGCATGAGTGGGGATACTGGGATGCCAAGATCCGCGATGTGCTGAAGTGGCTGCCGCTAAACAAGTAG
- a CDS encoding aspartate aminotransferase family protein, with translation MSELTQTDKNSLTGAPQERSAGTNGQGAAPAKLSAVFPSYSRYDISLVKGKGSWVWDEQGNKYLDFMCGLAVTSLGHAPEKVGAKLKEQIDTLWHVSNLFHIPGQDRVAALLTENSCADQVFFCNSGAEANEAAIKLARRYHQKVRGVDRYEVITFEQSFHGRTLATLTATGQAKVKEGFLPLPAGFKTVPLHDLDALKGAITEYTAAIMLEMVLAEGGVLEVQQEFLDAVVALCKEHGLLLIVDEVQTGMGRTGKLFAHQHYGIEPDIFTLAKGVASGFPAGVMLGKGYLREAFSPGSHASTFGGTPLAAAVMEATIETMLEDKLPERAAEMGEYLSGQLRAKLADTSFVKEIRGKGLLIGIECQEPVAEIVLAGQERGLLFVQAGPDVIRLLPNLYVSKAEIDQAVDILSELIHTYANKVSGEEN, from the coding sequence ATGAGTGAGCTTACGCAAACGGACAAGAATTCTTTGACAGGGGCGCCGCAGGAGCGTTCAGCAGGAACGAACGGACAGGGGGCCGCTCCTGCCAAGCTGAGCGCGGTATTCCCGTCGTATAGCAGATATGATATCAGTCTGGTCAAAGGCAAAGGCAGCTGGGTATGGGATGAGCAGGGTAACAAGTATCTGGACTTCATGTGCGGACTTGCGGTAACGAGTCTGGGCCATGCGCCGGAGAAGGTCGGTGCGAAGCTGAAGGAGCAGATTGATACGCTGTGGCATGTCTCGAACCTGTTCCACATTCCGGGTCAGGACCGGGTAGCTGCGCTGCTGACAGAGAATAGCTGTGCAGATCAGGTCTTCTTCTGCAACAGCGGAGCGGAAGCGAATGAAGCGGCCATCAAGCTGGCGCGCCGGTATCATCAGAAGGTAAGAGGTGTTGACCGCTACGAAGTTATTACGTTCGAGCAGTCCTTCCACGGCCGTACACTGGCTACTCTGACGGCCACCGGACAAGCGAAGGTCAAGGAAGGCTTCTTGCCGCTTCCCGCTGGCTTCAAGACGGTGCCGCTGCATGATCTGGACGCGCTGAAAGGCGCCATTACAGAGTATACGGCAGCGATTATGCTGGAGATGGTGCTGGCCGAGGGCGGTGTGCTTGAGGTGCAGCAAGAGTTCCTGGATGCTGTTGTAGCGCTGTGCAAAGAGCACGGTCTGCTGCTGATCGTGGACGAAGTGCAGACCGGGATGGGCCGTACGGGCAAGCTGTTCGCTCATCAGCATTATGGCATCGAGCCGGACATCTTCACCTTAGCCAAAGGGGTGGCGAGCGGCTTCCCGGCTGGTGTGATGCTCGGTAAAGGCTATCTGCGCGAGGCCTTCAGCCCGGGCAGCCATGCCAGCACCTTCGGCGGCACCCCGCTGGCGGCAGCGGTGATGGAAGCAACCATTGAGACCATGCTTGAAGACAAGCTGCCCGAGCGGGCTGCGGAGATGGGCGAATACTTAAGCGGACAGCTTAGAGCGAAGCTGGCGGACACTTCTTTTGTGAAGGAGATTCGCGGCAAAGGCCTGCTGATCGGCATCGAGTGCCAGGAGCCTGTAGCCGAGATCGTTCTTGCCGGACAGGAGCGCGGACTGCTGTTCGTTCAGGCTGGACCGGATGTGATCCGGCTGTTGCCTAATCTGTACGTCAGCAAGGCCGAGATTGATCAGGCGGTGGACATCCTATCGGAACTAATTCATACTTATGCTAACAAAGTAAGCGGGGAGGAAAATTGA